TCGTGATTGATGGGCTGATCGAGGACTCCTGCGGCCATATTGGTGACGACCGAGAGGCCGAGGATCTCGATTCCCATGTGACGGGCGATGATGACCTCGTGCACGGTGGACATACCGACGAGGTCTGCGCCGAGAGTGCGGAAGGCACGAATCTCAGCGGGAGTCTCATAGCTGGGGCCGAGGACCGCGATGTAGATACCCTCGTCGAGTTTCCAGCCCTGTTTGGCAGCTTCTTCTTTTGCAAGGAGGCGCAGGGCAGGAGAGTAGGCCTGGGTCATATCGAAGAACCGCGGGCCGAAACGGGTTTCGTTGGGCCCTAGAGCGGCATTGGCACCGGTGAGATTAATGTGGTCCGAGATAGTCACAATCGCTCCCTGACCGTAGCGAGTGTTGATGCCTCCGGCGGCGTTGGTGACGATGAGACGTTTGATGCCGAGGAGTCCAAGGACGCGGGTAGGAAAACTAACCTGGGCCATTGAATATCCTTCATAGGCGTGGACGCGTCCCTGCATGACGGCGACCGGGATTCCGCCGATGGTTCCGATGATCAATCTTCCAGAGTGTCCGGCAACGGTTGAGACGGGGAAGTTGGGGATCTCGGAGTAGGGGATTGCAGTAGCGTTGTCGACACGATCGGCAAAGTCTCCCAGGCCGGAGCCGAGGATGAGTCCAAGCCGAGGCTGGAGCGGGGTAAGAGAACGGATGTATTTTGCAGCCTTTGTGGCCTGCGTGAAGTGATCTCCGGCCTCTGTCGTCTTGTTGTTTGGCGTCAATACC
This portion of the Edaphobacter sp. 4G125 genome encodes:
- a CDS encoding purine-nucleoside phosphorylase, whose product is MTPNNKTTEAGDHFTQATKAAKYIRSLTPLQPRLGLILGSGLGDFADRVDNATAIPYSEIPNFPVSTVAGHSGRLIIGTIGGIPVAVMQGRVHAYEGYSMAQVSFPTRVLGLLGIKRLIVTNAAGGINTRYGQGAIVTISDHINLTGANAALGPNETRFGPRFFDMTQAYSPALRLLAKEEAAKQGWKLDEGIYIAVLGPSYETPAEIRAFRTLGADLVGMSTVHEVIIARHMGIEILGLSVVTNMAAGVLDQPINHEEVMEIGRRIAGQFTGLLTALIPKLANKT